The nucleotide sequence CAGGCCATTCAGGGTGGGGAAACCCGGGTTTCGTGACATACGGTGGACATTCCTCAATGATGGTTTCGTCGGACGCTAGACGGGATATAGCAGGCTTTAGGGTGTACATGTTGGAGTACTGGAAGATGTCAATCTACATGTTTTCTGTGAGCTGTTCGCCTTCCGTTTTCTCAGTCGTTTTAGCTCACCATCATGACAACCTGATAGTAGCTGCTTGAATATCAGCTTGCAGTCCGTAGTGGAAAGAGTAGAATGCCGACTTACAGCATATGTTTTAGCGTTTCTCTGGTTAACGCTTCATCAGCATCTGCCAATTCAGCAATTTTCTTTACGTGGTGTATCCCATTGATGTGTTGCGAAACTCGAGCAGCGGTGATATCCCAATTATCATCCTTCAGAGCATTCAGATCAACCAGAGCTATAGGGACATGCCAGTCCTCGCAGTCTGGTGGGTTGGCTATGCAgtatatcttcatcagtcCAAGTACCGAGCTTGCGGATTAGAAGTGAATCCGATGAGGTCGGTCGAAATGATGCAATCTGTCCAAATTGCACTCACGGTAGAAAGGGAATAGCTTCAGCTCTAACGAGTTGAATCCATCCAGGGGAATCGAAGTCTCCGAGTACGAGTTCAAGTCCTCGAATAATTGTTCCAATACAGCAGTAAGAGGGGTATGTTCAGGTTTTGATACTGACAAGTAAGATGAATCTCGCTGGCGGAAACTATCGTCAGCTCTATTACAACGACTGCCTCTAGGAGGAGGTTAAGGACAATCGAAGCTCACCTCAGCGCTCCTTAATATCCTAGCACATTTCCTGACGACAGGTTCAAAAGCTTCTAATGAACTTGATGCGTGAAAAACGAAACATAAATTCCACATATATTCATTTCGTTTATACCTTCCTCCTTCACCAGTCATAACATTTGGAAAACCCATAACTCtatattcttttctttcatcttcatctaaaccAGTTGTCAAGAGAGTTACTAATCTTCCATGTAAAGATTTTTTAGGTATAACATATTCTGAAATTAAACCAAAGTTCAATAAAGCTAATCCAGATTTACcagtagaagaagttgatgaagatcttgaatttgcaGAAAAGCTCTGTATTGGAGGAGATAATTGTCTTCCCCTAGCCGGAGCGTTTGTTGAGGAATTTGTAAGAGCTGACGCTGATGCAGGTGCACGAGAACGAGCTCTTGATCTACTACGTGATTTTGATCGAGAGCGTGATCTTGTGTCTGATTCAATTATTGCTCGTGAGGTAATGAGATTTTCGGGTACTTGATGTTGGACTACTGGACCGAGAGTTGGATCGAAATGGGCGTAAAAGAGCTGAGTATGAGGACGGTCAGCGTCAGGTCAAATGGACGTATGACACGGAGGTCAAGGAAGTAGAACTCACTCCTACTATTTGAGGTAAGAAAGATCTGGGTGTCATGATTGGAGGTAGttgaatgaaagaaaagggGGATTAAACATGGTCAGCTCGAGATAATCATAGTGTTTTAAGATTAcaacattatcaaaagatgaatagATAAAAATATCGGATTGAAAACTTTGATGGGGAGATAACGCTCGTACAATGTATTTGAGTCACTCAACCAAAGTAAAACGGGTGTCATACTTCAAGGGGGGGAGGAAGGGGGGTCCTTTGGGGTATTTAATTGTTTAATTCGTTTAAATAACACTTACTCATCTGATGCGCCCATAGCGATGTCCAACAATCACTTGATAAGAAACCAAAAAAACACCCAATAAGATAAGTTCCGTCCGAGTAGTAGCTATAATGATGGCTCAATTACTAATAAACGCAGATGGATTAATTAATGAAGCGCATCAAGGGTATATCGCATCTAGTTGAGGGTATATGTCATTTCTGATTGATGAAGCCGGTTGACCGTTTCGCAGACCAATGAGAATTATACACAAAATCTAGAAGGGGACAAGACACGTATGCCTATGAGTATGATGAGATGTGTCTAATGGTTCTTtgaatttagaagaaatgtTGAGAATAGGGTAAAGTCACAAATACATTCTTGACACAAGTAATTTACACACGGTTCGTTCTCGCGACATTCATGATTTGCAGCGTTCGGGTAAATCCCCCTTCAGATAACCCGATTGACCGGTGTCTAATTCAGTCAATCTCATTCTGCAAAAACTTGCTACAGGAAGCTTTACCTCAAGCATAATCGGTAACAAATGTGTGAAAGCTTCACCTGGGATAATGCACAAGAGAGATCGCGCAAAAGGCGGTAAAGCTGGGGGAATGATAAGGCTTTCTTAGAGCGTATAGGAGAAATGTGGTATAAGTACAATATATCACAATATCTCAGCCTAATCATGTGCGTTCAAGGTACGTGAGATGACATGATGCATGATAATTGTGGCATGAGGGGGACTGAAACACAATGTTTCATAATCTGATAAAGCTTCATCGTCTTTCACCTGCAAATGTGTTGATAAGCTGACGGGAACCTTCGTTCAAATGAAGCACAGCCTACTCACCCTCATGCCATCCTCCCATAGAATCGATGATGTCCCTCATACTAGCCACCGAATCACGTTGTATCATTGGTGTCTTGCTATTTGTAATGAAGTTCGAAGATTTATGGGGTTTGACCGAGAAAGAATAATGACGCCGTTTGCCAATGTGCGAATGAGTATATAGGCGAAAGTTCCTCCGATGTGATCTCTGGTTGGACTACAAATGCACAGTATTCGTGATCAGCCAGGAATTGGCTCTCAGATCTCGAGAAGGGTGCTCAGCACGCCACTTACATATGGTATAGCATGTCCTGGTAATTCACATTCAGGATCACAACAGTGCTTGGAAGATGTACAGCCCATAGCAGTAGTCTTCGTATTGGTGTAACGGTAAGAGATCAGGTGTAGGTGTTGACTTTTGACAGACTTATGTAGTCTTTAAGGCTAAGTGGTCTCGTAGTGATAATTCAGTGCTGCCAGATCATTATATTCGTTATGAGGGTCGTCGTAAATAAGTTTGGTGAATTGATGTACATTTTTCGATTGTTTAACTCTTTGATCTATTTATGGCGAACGACGTTTGGCTGTACATCGAAAGACTGATGTCGAATGATGCGCTTTATCGTGTTTTGCTTCTCACAGCCTTCTTGTTGATCTGTATTTTCGTCATTGTAAGATCCAATGTGGATTGTATCTTGAAAGGGTACAATACTTTATTGATCGGTCAAAAGCTCCACTTGATACACACAACGCACACACATACACAGACCAGTCCTTGAGATCTCATGGTAATGATTATttcttattcttcttctttgtctTGATGGGTAAATCGTCCTCCTCGTCGTCTAATTCAGATTgtaattccaattcaactaattcttcccattctcGAACTCCTTCCCATCTTTCTCCGCCAGTCGCTATATCTCGCCAAGATTCAAGCGCAACTTTTGCATCGTCAAACGTTGTCGTTGTATCCAGTATGATCTTCGATAATGTTGTCAAAGACGCTAAATGAGCTGTATGAAATGATATCAAAGGTGACAGCGAATTTACTATCCCAAGAACTGTATTAGCAAGCACGTCCTTACCAATAGAGCAATGCCGAAGGAATATCTTTATAATGAACCTACCGAATCTTTCCATTGTCCAAGTTGACCACAATGGTTCGACGAAAACGAATTCAGTTCCTTCACGAGAGTATGCTCCGAAAAAGAtcttttcagcttgttcagcCAAAGCAGATAATTTGTAGAGATTGTTATCCTTTATGAAAACAATATTAGTTCAAGTCATTTAGTTAAGAAGTAGAGAAAACAACTCACTAGCTTCTTCAAAGTACTTTCAAGAGTCTGACGATGATTAAATAATGtattcaaatgatttgatatttcaggTCGTTCAGGTTTCTCATCAATTGCCAAAATATTactaaaattaaaaaaaataaattagatattgatattacAGATTATTCAAAGGGGATATGAAATCTACTCCATCTCTGTACCTTCATCTATAAAACCTTTAGCAGCTTTGAATCCAtcgattattattatttcaTCCCAAGTTCTAATTATCTTTCGCACTTCTCCTAAAACCAATTTTAACATTCTATGATGAGTTGTTTCGTTTGAGCCTCTTAAAGGAGAACTTGGTGcaggtgaaggagaaggtgatgcTCTAGAACGTGACCTTGAAGGCGTCAAAGAATCAAGACGAGACATCTTGCACACTCTCGTTATTTGATAGTACTTTTGGGGGGACTACACAAATTGTTCTTGTTTTAATCTACCTAAAGTAATTTCAACAGTAACTCTTCTGACGAAAGGAAGTGGAAATTCAAGTGGAGGtttgattttcaactttttattgaaatttgattccgtcCATTCCTGCCCCACTTCAGATAACGAGGAAGTGATTTCGTTTCGTTGTCTAGTTTCATGTATGATTATCGAAAGAGGTCCTTTGAAACCAAGTATGACGAATTGGACCCCTGCCCTAGCTGTGcattatcaaaatgacATGGGATAGAACCAAATCCGAAAGTGTATCACAACAAACTAGGCGATGACCCTGTCATAGATCCACACAAGGGGTCCTTTGGGTGTTCCGGACGGAACTTAAATTTATCGCAAGAGATGAAGACAGCAAGTCACCTACAATTGAGAAGTAGCTATGATGATGCTCGAGGCTGTGTGGGGACAGTGCACTTCTTAAAACAGAGAGTCTCCTTATCGAGAAGTTAGAAGCTTTTTTTTCGTTCACCTTCTCTCGCTTAATTTACAGAATCTTCTGATGATATTCTTCTGTTGAATTGCTTGCGATACGTCATCTGATCGCATTGACCTCTGAGGTGACATAGCATAGATCGAAGGGTAAAGCTTTAGTCATATGAACAATAGTAATACGAACAGGTCAATCGGATCAAATACTAATCAACATAATTAACTAATTGATTTGTACTTACTATACACTAAAAAGAACTTGTGATGCTTAAACTAAAATCATCAACCCTTTAAACACAAATATGTATACTTCTCCCGGAATGCCgtagaaaatcaagattcCTTTCGCACGTCCTTTTTACATTCTCTGACTTACacattgatattgaattcCATGATCATTTCTCGCTAAAATTGTTGTCTTCTAATAGTATATAAAGAGTCTTGATAATCTCAATATCTTATCTTCCACAAATCCCATAAACCACAATAATACCATACCACGACACTACTCATACAAAACCCATTCAACTCTTCAAAAATATATCGCATGCTTTCGTAGCATTTTACTTCTATCAACAACTTGATAATTCACTCACAACGTTACTTCGCCACTTGTACCTTTTTGATCAGCGATCATAGCCCATCTACCTTTCATTTGTATCTGTAAGTTTactttccaatttcaagGAAAGAGAACATGAGGCTGATCATGATATTTTACAGTTATTGAGACGACACAGGATGTCACCAATCTATTCATCTACTTTTATGGTAAATCTCGGAAGACCAGGAGATACTTCTCATCCTAAACCACCACCTGTTGGACCCTTGACTCCGACGTCATCAAGAAAAAGCTTATGATAGGTGTTGTCTACTCAAATCCAGCAAATCTACCGATCTGCCAATATCTTTGTATTTTCGGTATCCAGCTGATTTGGTTCTGCTTCCAACAATCTAAGCTGATTCTTTATACAATCTGACATCATTTGTATCATACCAATTCGCATTATGCTGTATCTATAGTGAATTAGGATAAGAAAGACTACGGTCCGTTATCATGATTGTGAATCGTCAGTATGGAAAAGGTGCCGACATTATTCTTTCGAGAGATTAAGATTAAGATTGAATGTGAAATTGTAAACGGGGAAAACAACCTGTAATAGGGGAAACAAGAGGAGATTGGATGGGTTCATGGATATGTATACCAACAGATTATGTACTCTTAGCATGAACTGTATATTGCATAATTAACTTTCTATATGCTGTTGTATTTAAACTTTTGATCTAGGTTGAATTTTAAGAGAGAAATCCACGTGAGGACAAGATTGATGTACAGCAGAAGTAGATAAAATATCGATATCTAAAATCAGATATAAGGTATTAATCAGCATGCTTTCAAAATATCGTAAAAATCGAAACCCCCTAGCCAATCTACTTCCTCTCGTTGACATCATATCACAAAGATACGTTGACTTACCAGGACCCAATCTAGCTTTTaaaccaccttcaacaaTTCCACCAGAagtttcaattaaaaattcccttttacctttccattcattttttaatttttttgcAGCTCCATgtaattcttctccaattaaattatctaaCATTACAATATTTGCACCTGCTTTTATAGCTTCATTTGCTTCTTCATAATTTTGACATTCTACATTAActaataaagaaaatccTGCAACTCTTTTAACTGACTTAACAGCCGAAGTTATTGAGCCTAAGGGCATGTCATTAATCAGTATGTAAACCAAAAAATAGCAATAAATAACTCACCAGTTGCCCAAATATGATTATCTTTAAGCATTACCATACTTGATAAATCATGTCTATGAGGATCAACTCCACCAACCATCATACCGTATTTCTCAACTAATCTAAATCCTGGTGTTGTTTTTCTTGTTCCAGCTACTACACCTTTCCAACCTTCTGATCTTGCTAAATCCCGGAATCGTCTTGATCTATAGCCAATTCCAAACACAAGATAAAAAACTCatattaatcaaaattgcACAACTCTTTATTGAATCGGTATGTAGTTGAATACTCACACACTAGCGATACCACTACACCTAGCGAGGGTATTCAAACCTACCCTTTCAGCTAGTAAAAGGTGTCTTGCTTTTCCACGAACAATAGCTACTTTAGtctttgaatttggagGTATAACTGATCCTTCAGGTAATAGCCATTCGACTCTGAGTACCACGTACAATATTAATTATCACTTGTTTTAAGAGTGTAGAGCTTTCGTGAATTGTTAAACCGACTTACTCGCATTCTGCTTGTTTGAATATCTCATCGAAGAAAGGTACACCTGCTAAAACTCCCTGTATTTAGAAATGCAGATCAATATGAGCTACCTTTAAGTGGATATTGATCCTCATAAAGAATGAGGAAACGaagttttgaaaatttgGCTAATACTCACTCCGCTTTTCCCCCATAGAATGGCTTCTTGAACTTCTTCGCCAACGACAAATCCAGCCCAATCAAATGAAGGTGTATCTTCAGCATACCATCGACTAACTTCTGTCTTCCATGAAGGAGGCAAAAGATGAGCTAAGTTTTGTCCAGGTAGTAAATCACTTTCTTCTGACATTTTTCTTCGATCTATTTCGAGTCTTCTTGTCAAATTGTATTGACCGGACTTATAAACGTACCGTTGTATAGTAAGTattcaagaagattgaGAATAGATGGTCTATGTCAGACCGGGGTGTTATAGCCGATTAAAGGGGAAAACTCATTTACGTAACATCCATCGAATCGATTGTTGATAAGTCGATTAGAAGTCCGAGTTCATATATTCAGCATGATCATGATATCAAATGGACAAGTTGTTCCGTAGAACGTATTGAAACTCCAGCATAGGAAGGACCGAAGTATCCACTCAAAAACCAGTGATACACAATGGCCAACTCTACCGACAAAATACCGACGATcgatgatttgattaaattagatcaagatgatccGCTGAATTGGACaagagatgaat is from Kwoniella pini CBS 10737 chromosome 1, complete sequence and encodes:
- a CDS encoding nicotinate-nucleotide diphosphorylase (carboxylating); this translates as MSEESDLLPGQNLAHLLPPSWKTEVSRWYAEDTPSFDWAGFVVGEEVQEAILWGKSGGVLAGVPFFDEIFKQAECEVEWLLPEGSVIPPNSKTKVAIVRGKARHLLLAERVGLNTLARCSGIASVSRRFRDLARSEGWKGVVAGTRKTTPGFRLVEKYGMMVGGVDPHRHDLSSMVMLKDNHIWATGSITSAVKSVKRVAGFSLLVNVECQNYEEANEAIKAGANIVMLDNLIGEELHGAAKKLKNEWKGKREFLIETSGGIVEGGLKARLGPDIDILSTSAVHQSCPHVDFSLKIQPRSKV